One Miscanthus floridulus cultivar M001 chromosome 11, ASM1932011v1, whole genome shotgun sequence DNA window includes the following coding sequences:
- the LOC136492938 gene encoding rhomboid-like protein 19 has product MMESQPLQDPTATAPAPGSAEPAGAPPAVTPGKGFTRTCKGLVVVLIGGYVLLQLLPSSLNYLAIIPSKTIPYVWTVFTAGYIEQVLPGAIGSSLGLLFCGKDIEPAWGRKEFLKFIILINSICGILAFCFAIGLYYVTGKESFLVTPLSGFHGCLAGFLVALKQLLPNLELPMCFFWKIKAKWMPFFVVCFSSIMAFIVPDSINFLPTLVSGMYVSWLYLRYFQRNPLTGLKGDPSDDFSFPSLFPAAMRPVTDPVANLFDRMLCARSRPSEVALPISDPTKASRRRQRGERVLEERLAADSAGDTEAVPHGHGTAED; this is encoded by the exons atgatggagagcCAGCCGCTGCAGGACCCGACGGCCACGGCTCCGGCCCCCGGATCTGCGGAGCCAGCCGGAGCTCCGCCTGCCGTC ACCCCCGGCAAGGGGTTCACGCGCACCTGCAAGGGCCTCGTCGTCGTGCTCATCGGAGGATACGTGCTGCTCCAGCTCCTCCCCTCGTCACTCAACTACCTCGCCATCATCCCCTCCAA GACAATCCCCTATGTATGGACTGTCTTCACTGCTGGTTACATCGAGCAAGTCCTCCCAGGG GCCATTGGCAGTTCTCTTGGTCTTCTCTTTTGTGGAAAGGACATTGAACCAGCTTGGGGCCGCAAGGAATTCTTGAAGTTCATTATTTTGATCAACTCCATCTGTGGCATTCTTGCTTTCTGCTTTGCTATTGGACTCTACTACGTCACCGGAAAGGAGAGCTTCCT TGTCACACCACTTTCTGGTTTCCACGGTTGCCTTGCTGGCTTCCTTGTGGCCTTGAAGCAGCTCTTACCAAACCTTGAGCTTCCTATGTGCTTTTTCTGGAAAATAAAGGCAAAG TGGATGCCATTCTTTGTTGTATGTTTCTCAAGTATCATGGCCTTCATTGTGCCTGATTCCATTAACTTCCTGCCAACTTTGGTGTCTGGGATGTATGTTAGTTGGCTTTACCTGAGATACTTCCAAAGGAACCCACTGACTGGACTTAAGGGTGATCCAAGTGATGACTTCTCCTTCCCCAGTTTATTCCCAGCTGCCATGAG ACCAGTTACAGACCCTGTGGCCAACCTGTTTGATAGGATGTTGTGTGCAAGGTCAAGGCCTTCGGAAGTGGCTCTCCCAATTTCAGATCCTACCAAGGCTTCAAGAAGAAG GCAGCGCGGCGAGAGGGTTCTTGAGGAAAGGCTGGCGGCCGACAGTGCTGGTGACACAGAAGCCGTGCCCCACGGCCATGGCACCGCGGAAGACTGA